One genomic window of Desulfurococcus mucosus DSM 2162 includes the following:
- a CDS encoding biotin/lipoyl-containing protein encodes MPKKYSVVFFNDEAVEIEVLARERDVVVLKDPGGRIYRVRVLKEGDGRYVLYIDDRMVSAGVIGDKVYVNLEPLLVKKVKETVAAAKAVERKEEKQTPAAMEEGVVSTPISGRVVEVKVAEGQSIGENDVVAVVESMKMLIEVKTPFKGVVEAVYVKPGSTVNKGDKLVKVKTRS; translated from the coding sequence ATGCCTAAGAAGTACAGCGTCGTCTTCTTCAACGATGAAGCCGTGGAGATAGAGGTCTTAGCAAGGGAGAGGGATGTCGTCGTCCTCAAGGACCCTGGTGGAAGAATCTACAGGGTTAGAGTACTGAAGGAAGGGGACGGGAGATACGTGCTCTACATTGACGACAGGATGGTGTCAGCCGGAGTCATCGGTGACAAGGTATACGTGAACCTTGAACCCCTGCTCGTCAAGAAGGTTAAGGAAACCGTGGCTGCTGCAAAGGCCGTCGAGAGAAAAGAGGAGAAGCAGACCCCGGCGGCCATGGAGGAAGGAGTCGTATCAACCCCGATAAGCGGTAGAGTCGTGGAGGTGAAGGTCGCAGAAGGCCAGAGCATTGGAGAAAACGATGTAGTCGCAGTAGTGGAGTCAATGAAGATGCTCATAGAGGTGAAGACCCCGTTTAAAGGAGTAGTTGAAGCCGTCTACGTGAAGCCCGGCAGCACGGTGAACAAGGGCGATAAACTAGTCAAGGTGAAGACGAGAAGCTAG
- a CDS encoding AAA family ATPase yields the protein MSAPLEAGQLISKLGVLVSELEKPFVGRSEEARLLVLSLISGEHAILIGEPGTAKSALARRLADLVKARFFKYLLTRFTEPDELFGPLDIGALREGRYVRVTRGKLPEADIAFIDEIFNANSAVLNMLLTLMNERVVYDGYSEIKIPLLTLISASNNVPDEPELQAVYDRFLLRHFLKPVSENLWGRLLEASWLIESGAYMEAKPVVSIDEVKAAGSLVFKVDVSGVKEKLLKLYAVFEDQGIHLTDRRKGKTLKAVAANALLNGRLKAVEDDLFVLKYTAPRDRDEAEKAFSILLDEVEAREKHLRELSEIEANIREAKAYIARSPELDPRLLDYLRSFETLRDKLEKLAREASDEVVRRRAVDVLGELNDAIDTVKRKLVL from the coding sequence ATGAGTGCGCCGCTTGAAGCCGGCCAGTTGATCTCGAAGCTCGGCGTCCTCGTCTCGGAGCTGGAGAAGCCGTTTGTGGGGAGGAGTGAGGAGGCCAGGCTCCTCGTCCTCTCATTGATCTCGGGTGAACACGCCATATTGATCGGGGAGCCGGGGACAGCTAAGTCGGCTCTGGCGAGGAGGCTGGCCGACCTGGTTAAAGCCAGGTTCTTCAAGTACCTTCTCACAAGGTTCACTGAGCCCGACGAACTCTTCGGACCCCTTGACATAGGGGCTCTAAGGGAGGGCAGGTATGTGAGGGTTACAAGGGGGAAGCTGCCTGAGGCCGACATAGCGTTCATCGACGAGATCTTCAACGCTAACTCAGCCGTGCTCAACATGCTTCTCACATTGATGAATGAAAGAGTGGTTTACGACGGCTACTCCGAGATCAAGATACCCTTGCTCACACTTATATCGGCGAGCAATAATGTCCCGGATGAACCCGAGCTCCAAGCCGTCTACGATAGGTTCCTGCTACGCCACTTCCTCAAGCCGGTCAGCGAGAACCTGTGGGGGAGGCTCCTCGAGGCCTCATGGCTCATTGAGAGCGGTGCTTACATGGAGGCTAAGCCCGTGGTGTCGATCGATGAGGTGAAGGCAGCTGGCTCACTGGTCTTCAAAGTAGATGTCAGCGGTGTGAAGGAGAAGCTGTTGAAGCTCTACGCTGTCTTCGAGGATCAAGGGATACATTTAACGGATAGGAGGAAGGGGAAGACCCTTAAAGCCGTAGCAGCCAACGCGTTGCTCAACGGGAGGCTGAAGGCTGTTGAAGACGACTTATTCGTGTTAAAGTACACGGCTCCACGGGACAGGGATGAAGCCGAGAAAGCCTTCTCCATACTGCTCGACGAGGTTGAGGCAAGGGAGAAACACCTCAGGGAGCTCAGCGAGATAGAGGCTAATATAAGGGAGGCTAAAGCATACATCGCGAGGAGCCCTGAGCTAGACCCGAGGCTACTCGACTACCTGAGGAGCTTTGAAACCCTGAGGGATAAGCTGGAGAAGCTGGCACGCGAGGCAAGCGATGAAGTCGTGAGGAGGCGTGCCGTAGACGTGCTCGGCGAGCTGAACGACGCCATAGACACTGTGAAGAGGAAGCTCGTGCTATGA
- a CDS encoding PqqD family protein, producing the protein MSEEEGHAQGEEHGHEHEHEHPGHGELLARFNELKGVKPVRQGEFLGEEKEKFYVALSEEEVYELSALAYYVWVMCDGEHTVGELAEAISKEAQVDFNDVVEPLVVALDQLHEAGLVNY; encoded by the coding sequence ATGAGTGAGGAAGAGGGGCACGCTCAGGGAGAGGAGCACGGCCACGAGCATGAACACGAGCACCCGGGGCACGGGGAGCTCCTAGCCAGGTTCAACGAGCTGAAGGGTGTGAAGCCTGTTAGGCAGGGCGAGTTCCTCGGCGAGGAGAAGGAGAAGTTCTACGTAGCGTTAAGCGAGGAGGAGGTCTACGAGCTCTCAGCCCTCGCATACTACGTGTGGGTTATGTGCGACGGCGAGCACACTGTGGGAGAGCTTGCCGAAGCCATAAGCAAGGAGGCGCAGGTAGACTTCAACGACGTGGTCGAACCCCTCGTAGTGGCGCTCGACCAGCTTCATGAAGCCGGGCTAGTCAACTATTAG
- a CDS encoding vWA domain-containing protein, whose amino-acid sequence MSGEGGTGFLKGIDYGDPVVKYRGWRVRRLAEKLAGRRLNLQGALAVDVFYILYLPAPVPREGAGEPGREIIEALLDSPNLPVIRGKTLMDSFTSSIAAAVFLSEVKMLEAALGHTQGAGRGVDYSEARRIVERALTTVSMDVENVKMLKSIAEGLEPGSLSQLSFEEDAVEVLRLARDVDARRILEVLRGLKPWELGIEKRRRRFKHGEITGYEYGRDIERVAPSNLALPEDVFYIKYLQRRLLLYEKAVEESMGPVYVLLDKSGSMDGTKITWGKAVAVSLYLKAVRTGREFYIRFFDSQPYPLLRVRRRPRPGEALRLIDHVVRVKGAGGTDISRAIITACTDIRTGSAGRESDIVLITDGVDRIAESMVRLNLKKADARLITVMVMGDNDGLKRVSQKYMSVEKLDRESMLRVIELK is encoded by the coding sequence ATGAGCGGTGAGGGCGGCACAGGCTTCCTAAAGGGGATCGACTACGGGGACCCCGTCGTCAAGTACAGGGGCTGGAGGGTTAGGAGGCTTGCCGAGAAGCTAGCCGGGAGGAGGCTTAACCTGCAGGGAGCCCTAGCCGTAGACGTCTTCTACATACTCTACCTGCCGGCCCCGGTTCCAAGGGAGGGCGCCGGGGAGCCGGGCCGCGAGATCATTGAGGCCCTGCTCGACTCACCCAATCTACCGGTGATCCGCGGTAAGACGCTCATGGACTCCTTCACCAGCAGCATAGCTGCAGCCGTATTCCTCTCCGAGGTCAAGATGCTTGAGGCAGCCCTCGGGCACACCCAGGGAGCAGGGAGGGGCGTCGACTACTCTGAGGCCAGGAGGATAGTGGAGAGAGCCCTCACCACTGTGAGCATGGATGTCGAGAACGTGAAGATGCTTAAATCCATAGCGGAGGGGCTTGAACCCGGCTCACTGAGCCAGCTCTCCTTCGAAGAGGACGCTGTAGAGGTGCTCAGGCTGGCCAGGGATGTCGACGCAAGGAGGATACTTGAAGTTCTAAGGGGTTTGAAGCCATGGGAGCTGGGTATTGAGAAGAGGAGGAGGCGGTTTAAACACGGCGAGATAACAGGGTACGAGTACGGCAGGGACATAGAGAGGGTGGCACCCTCCAACCTCGCGCTACCCGAGGACGTCTTCTACATTAAGTACCTGCAGAGAAGACTACTCCTCTACGAGAAAGCCGTTGAGGAATCCATGGGACCCGTATACGTCCTCCTAGACAAAAGCGGCAGCATGGATGGAACGAAGATAACGTGGGGTAAGGCTGTTGCCGTAAGCCTCTACCTTAAAGCGGTTAGAACCGGTAGGGAGTTCTACATCAGGTTCTTCGATAGCCAGCCATACCCGTTGCTCAGGGTTAGGAGGAGGCCGAGGCCCGGTGAAGCCCTCAGGCTCATAGACCACGTTGTGAGAGTGAAAGGGGCTGGAGGCACTGATATATCGAGGGCCATTATAACGGCGTGCACCGATATCAGGACGGGTAGCGCCGGCAGGGAGTCCGACATAGTGTTGATCACTGATGGAGTGGACAGGATAGCGGAGAGCATGGTGAGGCTCAACCTGAAGAAGGCTGATGCAAGACTCATAACCGTGATGGTCATGGGCGACAACGATGGATTGAAACGTGTATCACAGAAATACATGAGTGTTGAAAAACTCGATAGGGAAAGCATGCTCAGGGTGATCGAGCTTAAGTAG
- a CDS encoding PPC domain-containing DNA-binding protein, with translation MKAVPLRIGEGGVVHAEIERAVASNGLKGGFITGIGGLSEADIGFYNPATREYAREHLEAGGEVIEVASLQGNYLITADGSVSVHLHIVAGLKGRVVAGHLLHGVVKPFLEVFLVETGGEVSEVFTHRAGRIR, from the coding sequence GTGAAGGCGGTCCCGTTAAGGATAGGTGAAGGCGGGGTAGTACACGCCGAGATAGAGAGAGCCGTTGCATCCAACGGGTTGAAGGGAGGCTTCATCACGGGGATAGGCGGGTTAAGCGAAGCCGACATAGGCTTCTACAACCCTGCCACCAGGGAGTATGCTAGGGAGCACCTTGAAGCAGGCGGGGAGGTCATAGAGGTTGCATCACTCCAGGGGAACTACCTTATCACGGCGGATGGCTCTGTGAGCGTGCACCTCCACATAGTGGCTGGGTTGAAGGGGAGGGTTGTCGCAGGACACCTCTTACACGGCGTGGTGAAGCCGTTCCTAGAGGTCTTCCTCGTTGAGACCGGTGGAGAGGTCTCAGAGGTGTTCACTCATAGGGCTGGGAGAATACGTTAA
- a CDS encoding Eco57I restriction-modification methylase domain-containing protein: MSHQAPEQYTKDFVEGVLGSIDPGCKMEEVVIKGDGKIYKADYKYGKLMIECEPPGGRDRGRSQLLNYMKLTGYRFGLLIDIPTEKYYTEYPSPFTNPVGFELYMDDKPVYVRIFERGELDAARKELEVLLKVVTGLKIAAYDPTPDNVLARVRDLHSNHLDSLTQLVGGSPQRVALYKRIWERNLELIYGKEVVEFFADLDKLYATLTLYATFLKVLGATILEASLGRGRYTTPLRLANEGYKAAVELFWEGKALAKHNIYYLFERDEYDWVFDPEVAEKLDDFFRDLGKHIIEIDWSKPIELDLLKRVYQNIVSRDIRRQLGEFYTPDWIAKLALWRSLHILVNGSLPQDILKHEKDVDNEIVELIHMFWEKNKSIPRFIDPTCGSFTFGVQYLSALQRWYITKKPDVHPNKFVEMILENVVGIDINPVAVLTAKVNYLLQISGLLTVRGEYLVAEPMIPIYRVDLLALHDAHAQAKKAAPSLMTFLKVSVYKDYIYVNVPLDMFTQDKEKLEELAEELEDAGADVRIPRDNKGEDVPMATLKIPKSLVARLPGLTQLHRAFVALALFGKQGFNNELEKANVTLSPDETKDIEALEKTIKAFEKLGGDHVWLSLLTNYALAYLSTQKRFHLVLGNLPWVNVSKYEESYAEKVRSVAKRLGVNPPRAAALKLDISIVLFAVATKYLLEKGGVVSLMVPASIFRGVHGARWRNFEAMGLKLFEVFDLEDVKPFEGANNQPGIVFAAKVR; this comes from the coding sequence TTGAGCCACCAAGCCCCGGAGCAATATACCAAGGATTTTGTTGAGGGCGTCCTTGGGTCGATCGACCCCGGTTGTAAAATGGAAGAGGTTGTTATTAAGGGGGACGGAAAAATTTACAAAGCCGACTACAAGTACGGCAAGCTAATGATAGAGTGTGAGCCACCCGGCGGTAGGGATCGCGGCAGAAGCCAGCTTTTAAACTACATGAAGCTGACGGGGTACAGATTCGGGCTACTAATCGATATCCCCACCGAGAAGTATTACACAGAATACCCGAGCCCGTTTACAAACCCGGTGGGCTTCGAGCTCTACATGGACGATAAGCCAGTATATGTGAGGATTTTTGAAAGAGGGGAGCTCGATGCGGCTAGGAAAGAGCTTGAAGTCCTGTTGAAAGTCGTAACGGGATTAAAGATAGCGGCTTACGACCCGACGCCCGATAATGTCTTGGCTAGGGTGCGCGATCTTCACTCAAATCACTTGGACTCGCTAACGCAGCTCGTTGGGGGTTCTCCGCAACGCGTTGCTCTATACAAAAGGATATGGGAGAGAAACCTGGAGCTGATATACGGTAAGGAAGTCGTGGAATTCTTCGCCGACCTCGATAAGCTGTATGCTACGCTAACGCTCTATGCAACTTTCCTGAAGGTTCTAGGTGCAACCATTCTCGAAGCCTCTCTCGGACGCGGCAGATACACGACGCCGCTAAGGCTCGCCAACGAGGGATACAAAGCGGCCGTCGAGCTCTTCTGGGAGGGGAAGGCCTTGGCGAAGCACAACATATACTACTTGTTTGAGAGAGACGAGTACGACTGGGTCTTCGACCCCGAGGTTGCCGAGAAACTGGATGATTTCTTTAGGGATCTGGGCAAACATATTATAGAGATCGACTGGTCGAAGCCCATCGAGCTAGACCTTCTTAAGAGGGTCTACCAAAACATCGTCTCTAGGGACATCAGGAGGCAACTCGGGGAGTTCTACACACCCGACTGGATAGCAAAGCTTGCCCTGTGGAGATCCCTACACATACTCGTTAACGGGTCGCTGCCGCAAGATATTCTAAAGCACGAGAAGGATGTGGATAACGAAATCGTTGAGCTCATACATATGTTCTGGGAAAAGAACAAGTCCATTCCAAGATTCATTGACCCGACATGCGGCTCGTTCACCTTCGGCGTCCAATACCTAAGCGCCTTACAGAGGTGGTACATCACCAAGAAGCCCGATGTGCACCCGAATAAATTCGTTGAAATGATTCTTGAGAACGTCGTTGGAATAGACATTAATCCTGTGGCTGTTTTAACAGCCAAGGTCAACTACCTTCTCCAAATATCCGGGCTCTTGACAGTAAGAGGCGAGTACCTAGTGGCAGAGCCCATGATACCGATCTACAGGGTAGATTTGCTGGCGCTTCACGACGCGCACGCGCAGGCCAAGAAGGCCGCACCAAGCCTCATGACATTTCTAAAGGTGAGCGTATATAAAGACTATATCTATGTGAACGTGCCCCTAGACATGTTCACGCAGGACAAGGAGAAGCTCGAGGAACTTGCAGAGGAGCTCGAGGATGCGGGGGCAGATGTCAGAATTCCTCGCGATAACAAAGGCGAGGATGTGCCCATGGCAACTCTTAAGATACCGAAGTCCCTAGTTGCAAGGCTCCCGGGGCTAACGCAGTTGCACAGGGCCTTCGTCGCGCTTGCCCTCTTCGGCAAGCAGGGCTTTAACAACGAGCTTGAGAAAGCGAATGTCACCCTATCGCCCGATGAGACAAAAGACATTGAAGCGCTCGAGAAGACGATCAAGGCATTCGAAAAGCTAGGGGGAGATCATGTGTGGCTGTCGCTGCTGACAAACTACGCGCTCGCATATTTGTCCACTCAGAAGAGGTTTCACCTTGTCTTGGGGAACTTGCCGTGGGTGAATGTGTCAAAGTATGAAGAGAGCTATGCGGAGAAAGTAAGAAGCGTTGCAAAAAGGCTTGGCGTCAATCCGCCGCGCGCGGCCGCTCTAAAGCTGGACATATCTATTGTCCTCTTCGCAGTCGCGACAAAGTACCTCCTCGAGAAGGGGGGTGTAGTATCACTCATGGTTCCAGCAAGCATATTCAGGGGTGTTCATGGGGCTAGATGGAGAAACTTCGAGGCTATGGGTCTAAAACTTTTCGAGGTGTTTGACCTTGAAGATGTTAAGCCCTTTGAAGGAGCAAATAACCAGCCTGGGATAGTCTTTGCTGCTAAGGTGAGGTAG
- a CDS encoding acyl-CoA carboxylase subunit beta translates to MGHEDLLRKVNEYREKSIEGGGRDKIEQQRQKGKLWVRDRINRLLDPDSFVELQWVRTHRSTYFGLDKVKYYGDGVVAGYGTIDRRLVYIYAQDFTVLGGSIGEAHGEKIARLIELAVETGAPVIGLYDSGGARIQEGVASLHGCGRIFYSNVKASGVVPQIAVVMGPCAGAAAYSPALMDFVIMVKSSYMFITGPEVVKAALGVDVTFEQLGGANIHASTSGVAHFITEDEESALSLVRKLLSYLPSNNMEEPPRVPSEDPVDRRMDEIYEVVPTDPVKPFDVKKVISMIVDEGDFLEVHEHYGRSAVVGFGRIGGYTVGIVANQPAVNAGVIDIDASNKIARFVRFCDSFNIPIVTLVDTPGFMPGVDQEHGGIIRHGAKVLYAYAEATVPKITLVMRKAYGGAYIAMGSLSLGSDVNLAWPTAEIAVMGPEGAIRILYRKELAQAPDPEELARRKLAEYREVFANPFRAAELGYIDDVIDPALTRLRIYQVLEALKSKREEFLGTVPKKHGNTPL, encoded by the coding sequence GTGGGGCACGAGGACCTGCTTAGAAAGGTGAACGAGTACAGGGAGAAGTCGATTGAGGGCGGCGGCAGGGATAAGATAGAGCAGCAGAGGCAGAAGGGGAAGCTCTGGGTCAGGGACAGGATCAACAGGCTACTCGACCCAGACTCCTTCGTCGAGCTACAGTGGGTGAGGACGCATAGGTCAACCTACTTCGGGCTCGACAAGGTGAAGTACTACGGGGACGGCGTGGTAGCCGGCTACGGTACAATAGATAGACGCCTCGTCTACATTTACGCCCAGGACTTCACGGTTCTCGGCGGGAGCATCGGGGAGGCACACGGGGAGAAGATTGCCAGGCTCATAGAGCTGGCTGTTGAAACCGGTGCACCCGTCATAGGGCTATATGACTCAGGCGGTGCACGCATACAGGAGGGCGTTGCATCCCTCCACGGGTGCGGGAGGATATTCTACTCGAATGTGAAGGCCAGCGGGGTTGTGCCGCAGATAGCCGTGGTAATGGGTCCCTGCGCCGGGGCAGCTGCCTATAGCCCGGCCCTCATGGACTTCGTCATAATGGTTAAGTCATCCTACATGTTCATAACGGGTCCAGAAGTAGTTAAGGCGGCGCTAGGCGTCGACGTAACCTTCGAGCAGCTCGGCGGGGCCAACATACATGCGTCGACAAGCGGTGTCGCACACTTCATCACTGAGGACGAGGAGTCAGCCCTCTCTCTTGTAAGGAAGCTCCTCTCATACCTGCCAAGCAACAACATGGAGGAGCCTCCACGGGTTCCAAGCGAGGACCCGGTTGACAGGAGGATGGACGAGATATACGAGGTTGTTCCAACGGACCCTGTGAAACCATTCGACGTTAAGAAGGTTATATCGATGATCGTTGATGAAGGAGACTTCCTAGAGGTCCACGAGCACTACGGTAGGTCTGCGGTAGTAGGGTTCGGCAGGATAGGAGGCTACACGGTTGGCATAGTTGCAAACCAGCCGGCTGTAAACGCAGGCGTCATAGATATAGATGCAAGCAACAAGATAGCCAGGTTCGTCAGGTTCTGCGACTCCTTCAACATACCGATCGTAACCCTCGTGGATACACCGGGCTTCATGCCTGGAGTCGACCAGGAGCACGGCGGGATAATAAGGCATGGGGCTAAAGTCCTCTACGCATACGCTGAGGCAACAGTCCCAAAGATAACCCTGGTAATGAGGAAGGCCTACGGCGGAGCATACATAGCGATGGGCAGCCTCTCACTCGGCAGCGACGTGAACCTAGCGTGGCCTACAGCAGAGATAGCTGTAATGGGACCCGAGGGAGCCATAAGGATACTCTACAGGAAGGAGCTGGCGCAGGCACCCGACCCCGAGGAGCTCGCCAGAAGAAAGCTCGCAGAGTACAGGGAGGTCTTCGCCAACCCCTTCAGGGCAGCCGAACTAGGCTACATCGACGACGTAATAGACCCGGCGTTAACGAGGCTCAGGATATACCAGGTTCTAGAAGCCTTGAAATCCAAGAGGGAGGAGTTCCTGGGGACAGTGCCAAAGAAGCACGGTAACACACCGCTTTAG
- a CDS encoding thiolase domain-containing protein: protein MEKVFIVGVGMTKIGRFYEQSGRELFSQALWKAIEDAGGVKPRALVVGNMMSSTLMNQDSLGALLADYAGLRGIPAFKVEAACGSGGAALYAGYALVKSGVADVVAVGGLEKQTEATTPYVTRALAQAADADFEVFYGVTFTGLNAMIARLYMQLFGYSDEDLSYWPLKMHEYASYNPYAQLPRKTSMKEILDSPVIADPIRLFHAAPIGDGAAAVILVRGEEKAREIAKAAGRDTLIEVAGVGMATDSVDIASRNNLVVMEATAKAAQEALRMAGIGVKDVDYAEVHDAFHVTGYAALEDIGFAPKGEAPRLFKEGRFQKGDKPEVNFSGGLKARGHPVGATGVYQVAEAVMQLRGDFPGFKASSPETALTHNMGGVSTITVVSVLRRWK from the coding sequence ATGGAGAAAGTCTTCATCGTGGGCGTGGGCATGACTAAGATCGGGAGGTTTTACGAGCAATCCGGTAGAGAACTCTTCTCCCAGGCACTGTGGAAGGCGATCGAGGACGCCGGCGGGGTGAAGCCGAGGGCGCTCGTCGTCGGGAACATGATGTCGAGCACCCTTATGAACCAGGATAGCCTGGGAGCCCTCTTAGCGGACTACGCTGGGCTCAGGGGTATACCGGCCTTCAAGGTTGAGGCTGCATGTGGCAGCGGCGGGGCAGCCCTCTACGCCGGGTACGCCCTGGTTAAATCAGGGGTGGCGGACGTCGTCGCGGTCGGCGGCCTCGAGAAGCAGACCGAGGCGACGACACCCTACGTGACCCGTGCACTCGCCCAGGCCGCTGACGCCGACTTCGAGGTCTTCTACGGTGTAACCTTCACGGGTTTAAACGCTATGATTGCGAGGCTGTACATGCAGCTATTCGGCTACAGTGATGAAGACCTCTCGTACTGGCCGCTTAAGATGCATGAGTACGCTAGCTACAACCCGTATGCGCAGCTACCCAGGAAGACGAGTATGAAGGAGATCCTTGATAGCCCGGTTATCGCAGACCCTATAAGGCTCTTCCACGCAGCCCCCATCGGGGACGGGGCGGCTGCAGTAATCCTTGTGAGAGGCGAGGAGAAGGCCAGGGAGATCGCGAAGGCGGCTGGGAGAGACACGCTTATAGAGGTAGCCGGCGTCGGCATGGCGACTGACAGCGTTGACATAGCTTCCAGGAACAACCTCGTGGTGATGGAGGCCACGGCTAAGGCAGCCCAGGAGGCTTTAAGAATGGCTGGAATAGGCGTCAAGGACGTTGACTACGCTGAGGTACACGACGCATTCCATGTAACAGGGTACGCGGCGCTCGAGGACATAGGGTTCGCCCCGAAGGGCGAGGCCCCGCGGCTCTTCAAGGAGGGCAGGTTCCAGAAAGGGGATAAGCCGGAGGTGAACTTCAGCGGTGGCTTGAAGGCAAGGGGCCACCCGGTTGGCGCTACAGGCGTCTACCAGGTTGCCGAGGCAGTGATGCAGCTGAGAGGGGATTTCCCAGGGTTCAAGGCCAGTAGCCCTGAGACCGCTCTAACACATAACATGGGCGGGGTCAGCACGATCACGGTTGTATCAGTGTTGAGAAGGTGGAAGTAG
- a CDS encoding OB-fold nucleic acid binding domain-containing protein codes for MSSNPSQEASPPTNIMDLKPGMEKVSVKARVIKAEAPRVIRTRNGPRTISNAVLGDETGRVEATLWGEKAGTLKEGDAVEVHGAWTTEFRGKVQLNIGRSSEVVRIDSGSVPEASEIPENSPTAPPGSGGPSRPPRRPFGGRRGFRRSDTGESDE; via the coding sequence ATGAGCTCGAACCCGAGTCAGGAGGCGAGTCCTCCTACAAATATAATGGATCTAAAACCCGGAATGGAGAAGGTAAGCGTGAAGGCGCGAGTAATAAAGGCTGAGGCGCCGAGGGTTATAAGAACCAGGAACGGCCCTAGAACCATAAGCAACGCCGTCCTAGGGGATGAAACCGGGAGGGTTGAGGCAACCCTCTGGGGGGAGAAAGCCGGCACCCTGAAGGAGGGCGACGCCGTGGAGGTCCACGGCGCGTGGACAACCGAGTTCAGGGGCAAGGTGCAGTTGAACATAGGGAGATCCAGCGAGGTAGTGAGGATAGACAGCGGCTCCGTGCCCGAGGCAAGCGAGATCCCGGAGAACTCGCCTACAGCACCGCCTGGGTCAGGCGGCCCAAGTAGACCACCCCGAAGGCCATTCGGGGGTAGGAGAGGCTTCAGGAGAAGCGACACCGGTGAATCAGATGAGTGA
- a CDS encoding GIY-YIG nuclease family protein, with the protein MERSQRCSLIGLGEYVKSCYVLALEIPEGMVVEAVAGGRRLRLGPAVYFYIGSARGPCGVPCRVARHLAAVKAVRWHVDALTTNPVVVKHGFFMVRDTGGDCEAAVSRLLRGVLEPVKGFGCSDKPGDVSHLYACSGGVSECLPLVYSLLEDGGFNPIWVQAWMPWDA; encoded by the coding sequence GTGGAGAGGTCTCAGAGGTGTTCACTCATAGGGCTGGGAGAATACGTTAAGTCATGCTACGTGCTAGCCCTCGAGATCCCTGAGGGCATGGTGGTTGAAGCCGTTGCCGGAGGCAGGAGGCTGAGGCTCGGCCCCGCCGTCTACTTCTACATCGGGTCAGCTAGGGGTCCCTGCGGCGTCCCCTGCAGGGTGGCACGGCACCTCGCCGCAGTCAAGGCTGTGAGATGGCATGTGGACGCGTTGACCACGAACCCTGTTGTCGTGAAACACGGGTTCTTCATGGTGAGGGATACGGGCGGCGACTGCGAGGCAGCTGTCTCAAGGCTGCTTAGAGGAGTCCTGGAGCCTGTGAAGGGCTTCGGCTGCAGCGATAAGCCTGGCGATGTATCCCATCTATACGCCTGCAGTGGAGGGGTTTCAGAGTGCCTTCCACTAGTCTACAGCCTCCTTGAAGACGGCGGCTTCAACCCTATATGGGTTCAAGCATGGATGCCCTGGGATGCATAA